The following are from one region of the Channa argus isolate prfri chromosome 6, Channa argus male v1.0, whole genome shotgun sequence genome:
- the myo7aa gene encoding myosin VIIAa isoform X4, translating into MVILQQGDYVWLDLKSGREFEVPVGAVVKLCDSGQIQVVDDEGNEHWISPQNATNIKPMHPTSIHGVEDMIRLGDLNEAGILRNLFIRYREKFIYTYTGSILVAVNPYQLLPIYTADQIRLYTNKKIGEIPPHIFAIADNCYFNMQRNNRDQCCIISGESGAGKTESTKLILQFLAAISGQHSWIEQQVLEANPILEAFGNAKTIRNDNSSRFGKYIDIHFNKRGAIEGAKIEQYLLEKSRVCRQAYDERNYHIFYCMLRGMSVDEKKKLGLSKAADYTYLTIGNCTVCDGRDDMKEYSNILSAMKVLMFTDKENWEISKLLAAILHMGNLRYEARTYDNLDACEVLRSPHLTTAATLLEVDSKDLMNCLTSRTLITRGETVSTPLSMEQALDVRDAFVKGIYGRLFVWIVEKINAAIYKPPSLQPKTLRRCIGLLDIFGFENFTINSFEQLCINFANENLQQFFVRHVFKLEQEEYNLEHINWQHIEFTDNQDALDMIAIKPMNIISLIDEESRFPKGTDTTMLNKLNFQHKLNTNYIPPKNNYETQFGIHHFAGVVYYETRGFLEKNRDTLYGDIIQLVHSSKNKFIKQIFQADVAMGAETRKRSPTLSSQFKRSLELLMRALSVCQPFFVRCIKPNEYKKPMLFDRELCVRQLRYSGMMETIRIRRAGYPIRYTFVEFVDRYRVLMPGVKPAYKQEDLRGTCQRIAEAVLGRDDDWQMGKTKIFLKDHHDMLLEIERDKAITDKVILIQKVVRGFKDRSHFLKMRKSAVLIQKTWKGYHCRKNYGAMRAGFSRLQALVRSRKLCASYNVARQRIAVFQGRCRGFLVRRAFRHRLWAVITIQANTRGMIARRLYKRLKGEYRRRLEAEKLRLAEETKLRNQMSAKRAKAEAERKHQERLAQLAKEDAEREKKEKEEVRRKKEMVEQMEKARLEPVNDSDMVDKMFGFLGTTSSLPGQEGQAPAGFEDLERTHHELEEEDLDEAFPLPEDDEEEDLSEYKFPKFAATYFQGTTTHTYVRRPLKQPLLFHDDEGDQLAALAVWITVLRFMGDLPEPKYHTAISDGSEKIPVMTKIYETLGKKTYKRELQALQGEGETPHSDSHKKNSVRHKLVSLTLKKKSKITEEVTKRLNDGEHGLHGNSMLEDRPTSNLEKLHFIIGNGILRPALRDEIYCQICKQLSQNPSKSSHARGWILVSLCVGCFAPSDKFVKYLRNFISSGPPGYAPYCEERLRRTFVNGTRTQPPSWLELQATKSKKPIMLPVTFMDGTTKTLLTDSATTAMELCNALSDKINLRDRFGFSLYIALFDKVSSLGSGNDHVMDAVSQCEQYAKEQGAQERNAPWRLFFRKEIFTPWHCPADDQVATNLIYQQIVRGVKFGEYRCDRDDLSELAAQQYYVDYGSEILLERLLSLIPSYIPDREISASRTVEKWAHVIMAAHKKGIYTQKRFDPLKVKEEVVDFARHKWPLLFSRFYEAFKFSGPSLPKNDLIVAVNWTGVYFVDEQEQVLLELSFPEITAVSSSSGGKLQGQSFTLATIKGDEFTFTSNNAEDIRDLVVTFLEGLRNRSKFVVALQDNPNPTGDESTFLSFLKGDLIVLDQDTGEQVLNSGWAHGINERTNQRGDFPADCVYVLPSTTRPQQEIVALVTMTPDQRQESVRVSQLVVPESADRMKPYTLEEFSYDYFRPPPKHTLSRVMVTKNRGKDKLWSCTREPLKQPLLKKVVNHEELAQDACMSFIAIMKYMGDYPSKRTRSVNELTDQIFEGALKAEPLKDEIYCQIIKQLTDNHVKYSEEKGWELLWLCTGLCPPSNMLLPHIQRFLQSKKHHPLSGDCMQRLHKALRNGSRKYPPHLVEVEAIQHKTTQIFHKVYFPDDTDEAFEVESSTKAKDFCQNISTRLLLKSSEGFSLFVKISDKVISVPEGDFFFDFVRHLTDWIKKSRPAKDGIVPSLTYQVFFMKKLWTSTIPGKDSFADSIFHYYQELPKYLRGYHKCSREEVFQLAALIYRVKFEEDKSHFPTIPKILRELVPQDLIRQMSPDDWKRSVVAYFNKQAGKSREEAKLMFLKTIYKWPTFGSAFFEVKQTTETNYPEILLIAINKHGVSLINPKTKDILTTHPFTKISNWSSGNTYFHMTIGNLVKGSKLLCETSLGYKMDDLLTSYISQMLTTMNKHRSSRGHSK; encoded by the exons GGCGACTATGTCTGGTTGGACTTGAAGAGCGGTCGGGAGTTTGAGGTGCCAGTCGGCGCAGTGGTCAAACTCTGTGACTCAGGACAGATCCAGGTGGTGGACGATGAGGGAAAT GAGCACTGGATCTCCCCCCAGAACGCCACCAACATCAAGCCGATGCATCCCACCTCCATCCACGGTGTGGAGGACATGATCCGCCTGGGGGACCTCAACGAAGCTGGAATCCTCCGCAACCTGTTCATCAGATACAGAGAAAAATTCATATAT ACGTATACTGGCTCCATCCTGGTTGCCGTGAACCCTTATCAGCTGCTGCCCATCTACACGGCCGACCAGATCCGCCTCTACACCAACAAGAAGATCGGTGAAATACCACCGCACATCTTCGCTATTGCTGACAACTGTTACTTCAACATGCAGAGGAACAACCGGGACCAGTGCTGCATCATCAG CGGTGAGTCTGGAGCAGGGAAGACAGAAAGCACTAAACTGATCCTTCAGTTTTTGGCAGCCATCAGTGGTCAACACTCCTGGATTGAACAGCAGGTCCTGGAGGCCAACCCTATCCTAGAAg CATTTGGCAACGCTAAAACTATCCGTAATGACAACTCGTCTCGCTTTGGGAAATACATTGACATCCACTTCAACAAGAGAGGAGCCATAGAGGGAGCGAAGATAGAGCAATACCTGCTGGAGAAATCCAGAGTCTGTCGACAG GCCTACGACGAGAGGAACTACCACATCTTCTACTGCATGCTCAGAGGCATGAGCGTagatgaaaagaagaaactaGGGCTGAGCAAGGCGGCCGACTACACCTACCTGACCATA GGTAACTGCACAGTGTGCGATGGCCGAGACGACATGAAAGAATATTCCAACATCCTATCTGCAATGAAG GTACTGATGTTTACAGACAAAGAGAACTGGGAGATTTCTAAACTGCTGGCTGCTATTTTACACATGGGAAACCTGAGATATGAAg CTCGTACCTACGACAACCTGGACGCCTGTGAGGTCCTCCGCAGCCCTCACCTCACCACTGCTGCCACGCTGCTTGAG gtggaCAGTAAGGACCTGATGAACTGTCTGACCAGCCGAACTCTGATCACCAGAGGAGAGACGGTGTCCACACCACTCAGCATGGAACAGGCTCTGGATGTACGCGACGCTTTTGTCAAG ggtaTTTATGGAAGACTGTTTGTGTGGATCGTGGAGAAGATCAACGCTGCCATTTATAAGCCTCCGTCCTTGCAGCCCAAAACTCTCAGACGTTGCATCGGACTGTTGGACATTTTCGGCTTTGAGAATTTCACCATCAAcag CTTCGAGCAGCTATGCATCAACTTCGCCAACGAGAACCTGCAGCAGTTCTTCGTCCGTCACGTCTTCAAGCTGGAGCAGGAGGAATATAACCTGGAGCACATCAACtggcagcacattgagttcacGGACAACCAGGATGCTCTGGATATGATCGCCATCAAGCCCATGAACATCATCTCACTCATCGATGAAGAGAGCAGGTTCCCCAAG GGCACAGACACCACGATGCTGAACAAGTTGAACTTTCAACACAAACTCAACACTAACTACATCCCTCCAAAGAACAACTATGAGACTCAGTTTGGAATCCACCACTTTGCTGGTGTGGTTTACTACGAAACAAGAG GCTTCCTGGAGAAGAACAGAGACACTTTATATGGAGACATCATCCAACTGGTTCACTCCTCCAAGAACAAGTTCATCAAACAAATCTTCCAGGCTGATGTTGCTATG gGTGCAGAAACCAGGAAGCGTTCACCCACTCTAAGCAGTCAGTTTAAGAGGTCTCTGGAGCTGCTGATGAGGGCTCTGAGCGTCTGTCAGCCTTTCTTTGTTCGCTGCATCAAACCAAATGAATACAAGAAACCAATG TTATTTGACAGGGAGCTGTGCGTCCGTCAGCTGAGGTACTCCGGTATGATGGAGACCATCCGTATCCGGCGTGCAGGATATCCCATCCGCTACACCTTCGTGGAGTTTGTCGACCGCTACCGGGTGCTGATGCCCGGAGTCAAACCGGCGTACAAACAG GAGGACCTGAGGGGAACTTGTCAGAGGATCGCAGAGGCAGTGCTCGGCAGAGACGACGACTGGCAGATGGGGAAAACCAAGATCTTCCTTAAG GATCATCACGACATGCTGCTGGAGATTGAGAGGGACAAGGCCATCACGGACAAGGTCATCCTCATCCAAAAGGTGGTTCGCGGCTTTAAGGACAG aTCTCACTTCCTTAAGATGAGGAAGTCGGCCGTGTTGATCCAAAAGACATGGAAAGGGTATCACTGCAGGAAGAACTACGGAGCT atGCGAGCAGGCTTCTCCCGCCTCCAGGCTCTGGTTCGTTCGAGGAAGTTGTGTGCGTCTTATAATGTGGCCCGTCAGCGTATTGCAGTTTTCCAGGGTCGGTGTCGGGGTTTCTTGGTGCGTCGGGCATTCAGACACCGGCTGTGGGCTGTCATCACCATTCAGGCAAACACCAGGGGCATGATTGCTCGCCGACTGTACAAGAGGCTGAAAGGGGAg TACCGCAGGCGGCTGGAGGCCGAGAAGCTGCGTTTGGCTGAAGAGACCAAACTGAGGAACCAGATGTCTGCAAAGAGGGCGAAGGCTGAGGCTGAACGCAAACACCAG GAGCGTCTGGCCCAGCTGGCGAAAGAGGACGCTGAAcgggaaaagaaggagaaggaggaggttcGGAGGAAGAAGGAGATGGTGGAGCAGATGGAGAAGGCCCGTTTGGAGCCAGTCAATGACTCGGACATGGTGGACAAAATGTTTGGCTTCTTGGGGACGACAAGCTCTTTACCGGGCCAAGAGGGACAAGCTCCCGCCGGCTTCGAG GACCTTGAGCGGACCCATCATGAGCTAGAGGAGGAGGACCTGGATGAGGCTTTTCCTCTGCctgaggatgatgaagaggaggatttGTCGGAGTACAAATTTCCCAAGTTTGCTGCCACTTACTTTCAGGGCACCACCACGCACACGTATGTCCGACGGCCTCTCAAACAGCCTCTGCTGTTCCATGACGATGAGGGAGACCAGCTG GCTGCTCTGGCCGTGTGGATCACAGTGCTGAGGTTCATGGGGGATCTGCCTGAGCCCAAATATCACACAGCTATCAGTGATGGAAGCGAGAAGATCCCCGTCATGACCAAAATCTATGAGACGCTGGGGAAAAAGACGTACAAGCGAGAGCTGCAGGCCCTGCagggggagggagag ACCCCTCACTCTGACAGCCACAAGAAGAACAGCGTCCGACACAAGCTGGTGTCCCTCACCCTGAAGAAGAAATCCAAGATCACTGAGGAG GTCACAAAGCGTCTTAATGACGGCGAGCACGGTCTTCACGGCAACAGCATGCTGGAGGACAGGCCAACGTCCAACCTGGAGAAACTTCACTTCATCATTGGCAACGGGATCCTGAGACCTGCACTGAG agaTGAAATCTACTGCCAGATCTGTAAGCAACTGAGTCAGAACCCATCCAAGAGTTCTCACGCTCGCGGCTGGATCCTCGTCTCTTTGTGTGTCGGCTGCTTTGCCCCCTCAGACAAGTTTGTCAAG TACCTGAGGAACTTCATCAGCAGCGGTCCACCAGGTTACGCCCCGTACTGTGAAGAGAGACTGAGACGAACATTTGTCAATGGAACGAGGACACAGCCTCCATCATGGCTAGAACTGCAG GCCACCAAGTCGAAGAAGCCCATCATGCTGCCGGTGACATTCATGGATGGCACAACCAAAACGCTGCTGACTGACTCGGCGACAACAGCCATGGAGCTCTGCAATGCCTTGTCTGACAAAATCAATCTTCGAGATCGCTTTGGTTTTTCCCTCTACATCGCTTTGTTTGACAAG GTTTCCTCTTTAGGCAGTGGCAATGACCACGTGATGGATGCCGTGTCGCAGTGCGAGCAGTACGCCAAGGAGCAGGGAGCTCAGGAGAGAAATGCCCCGTGGAGGCTTTTCTTCAGGAAGGAGATCTTCACGCCCTGGCACTGCCCTGCAGACGACCAGGTGGCTACCAACCTCATCTATCAACAAATCGTCAGGGGCGTCAAGTTTGGAGAATATCGCTGCGACAGG GACGACCTGTCAGAGCTGGCTGCTCAGCAGTACTACGTGGACTACGGATCTGAGATCCTTCTGGAGCGTCTGCTGAGCCTCATCCCCTCCTACATCCCTGACAGAGAGATCAGTGCCTCCAGGACAGTGGAGAAATGGGCTCATGTCATCATGGCAGCACATAAAAAG GGCATCTACACCCAGAAGAGGTTTGACCCTCTTAAGGTGAAGGAGGAAGTGGTGGACTTCGCTCGCCACAAGTGGCCCCTGCTCTTCTCTCGTTTCTATGAAGCTTTCAAGTTTTCAG GTCCCAGTTTGCCTAAAAACGACCTGATCGTTGCCGTCAACTGGACTGGAGTTTACTTTGTAGATGAGCAGGAGCAGGTTCTCTTGGAGTTGTCCTTTCCAGAAATCACTGCAGTCTCCAGCAGCAG TGGAGGAAAGTTGCAGGGTCAGAGTTTCACTTTGGCCACGATCAAAGGAGACGAGTTCACCTTCACCTCCAACAATGCAGAGGACATCCGCGACCTGGTGGTGACCTTCCTGGAAGGCCTGAGGAACAGGTCCAAGTTTGTGGTCGCGCTGCAAGACAACCCCAACCCCA ctGGGGACGAATCGACCTTTCTGAGCTTCCTGAAGGGAGACCTGATCGTGTTGGACCAGGATACTGGCGAGCAGGTCCTCAACTCTGGTTGGGCTCACGGCATCAACGAACGAACCAATCAGAGGGGAGATTTTCCAGCTGACTGCGTATACGTCCTTCCGTCTACGACTCGACCTCAGCAAGAAATAGtg GCGCTCGTAACCATGACACCAGACCAGCGACAAGAATCAGTTCGCGTTTCGCAGCTTGTTGTGCCGGAAAGTGCCGACAGGATGAAACCTTACACACTGGAGGAGTTCTCCTACGACTACTTCAG gCCTCCTCCCAAACACACTCTGAGCAGGGTGATGGTCACGAAGAATCGTGGAAAGGACAAGTTGTGGAGCTGCACCAGAGAGCCACTGAAACAGCCACTGCTGAAGAAGGTCGTCAACCACGAGGAGCTGGCTCAAGATGCCTGCATGTCCTTCATAG CTATAATGAAGTACATGGGCGACTATCCATCCAAACGGACACGCTCAGTCAACGAGCTGACGGACCAGATCTTTGAAGGAGCGCTGAAGGCCGAACCTTTGAAAGACGAGATCTACTGTCAGATCATCAAACAGCTCACTGACAACCATGTCAA GTACAGTGAGGAGAAAGGCTGGGAGCTGCTCTGGTTGTGCACCGGTCTGTGTCCTCCCAGTAACATGCTGCTGCCTCACATCCAGCGCTTTCTGCAGTCCAAGAAACACCACCCACTCTCTGGAGACTGCATGCAGAGGCTTCACAAAGCTCTACG TAATGGATCCAGGAAATACCCCCCTCACTTGGTGGAAGTGGAGGCCATCCAACATAAGACAACACAGATCTTTCACAAAGTCTACTTTCCAGATGATACAGATGAG GCATTTGAGGTGGAGTCCAGCACTAAAGCAAAGGATTTCTGCCAGAACATCTCGACCAGGCTGCTGCTCAAGTCTTCTGAAGGCTTCAGCCTCTTTGTCAAGATCTCAGacaag GTGATCAGTGTGCCAGAGGGAGATTTCTTCTTTGACTTCGTCAGGCATTTGACAGATTGGATCAAGAAATCTCGACCCGCTAAAGACG GAATTGTTCCATCTCTGACCTATCAGGTGTTCTTCATGAAGAAGTTGTGGACCAGCACAATTCCTGGGAAAGACTCCTTTGCGGACTCCATCTTCCACTACTACCAG GAGCTGCCTAAATACCTTCGTGGTTATCATAAATGTTCACGAGAAGAGGTTTTCCAACTTGCAGCACTCATCTACCGTGTCAAGTTTGAGGAGGACAAATCCCACTTTCCTACAATTCCCAAGATTCTTCGGGAGCTGGTTCCCCAGGATCTGATTCGTCAGATGTCCCCAGATGACTGGAAAAGG TCTGTGGTTGCATACTTCAACAAGCAGGCCGGTAAATCAAGGGAGGAGGCGAAACTGATGTTTCTGAAGACCATCTACAAATGGCCGACCTTTGGCTCAGCCTTTTTTGAGGTCAAG cAAACCACAGAGACCAACTACCCAGAGATCCTGCTGATTGCCATCAACAAACACGGAGTCAGTCTCATCAACCCTAAGACCAAG GATATTCTGACCACCCACCCTTTCACCAAGATCTCTAACTGGAGCAGTGGCAACACCTACTTCCATATGACCATTGGAAACCTGGTCAAAGGAAGCAAACTGCTGTGTGAGACTTCACTG